One part of the Coffea eugenioides isolate CCC68of chromosome 10, Ceug_1.0, whole genome shotgun sequence genome encodes these proteins:
- the LOC113748881 gene encoding long chain acyl-CoA synthetase 9, chloroplastic: MSAYIVGVLVPLVVTFLLRSSKSEKKRGVPVDVGGEPGYAIRNSRFPSPVETAWEGITTLAELFEQACKQHFDKRLLGTRKLISREIETSEDGRSFEKLHLGDYEWLTYGQAFEAVCNFASGLAQLGHGKGERVAIFADTRAEWFIALQGCFRQNVTVVTIYASLGEEALCHSLNETEVTTVVCGHKELKKLIDISGQLDTVKRIISMDDELPSNSASVSASVSWTLIAFSDLLRLGQGHPVDPELPLAADIAVIMYTSGSTGLPKGVMMTHGNVLATGSAVMTIVPGLGTKDVYMAYLPLAHILELAAENIMAAVGISIGYGSPLTLTDTSNKIKKGTKGDASVLKPTLMACVPAILDRVRDGVRKKVDATGGLAKKLFDLAYARRLSAVNGSWWGAWGLERLLWNFLVFRKIRAILGGRIRFVLSGGAPLSGDTQRFINICLGVPIGQGYGLTETCAGGTFSEEDDTSVGRVGAPLPCSYVKLIDWPEGGYLTSDSPKPRGEIVIGGPNVTVGYFKSEEKTREVYKVDEKGMRWFYTGDIGQFHADGCLEIIDRKKDIVKLQHGEYVSLGKVEAALIISPYVDNIMLHADPFHSYCVALVVASQAAIEEWASKKGIEYTNFSDLCQKEETIKEVHGSLVKAAKAARLEKFEIPAKIILLSEPWTPESGLVTAALKIKRESIRKAFSEDLAKLYSS, translated from the exons ATGAGTGCTTATATTGTTGGAGTCCTAGTTCCTCTTGTGGTTACTTTTCTATTAAGGAGTTCAAAGAGTGAGAAAAAACGAGGTGTGCCAGTTGATGTCGGTGGGGAACCTGGTTACGCAATTCGAAACAGTCGGTTTCCATCTCCTGTGGAAACAGCCTGGGAAGGGATCACCACTCTTGCGGAGCTTTTTGAGCAAGCATGCAAGCAGCATTTTGACAAGAGACTACTAGGTACTAGGAAGTTAATTTCCAGAGAGATTGAGACATCCGAAGATGGAAGGTCCTTTGAGAAGCTTCATTTGGGTGATTATGAGTGGTTAACTTATGGCCAAGCTTTTGAAGCTGTATGCAATTTTGCCTCTGGTTTAGCACAACTTGGTCATGGAAAGGGAGAACGTGTAGCCATCTTTGCTGATACACGGGCGGAGTGGTTCATTGCACTGCAG GGTTGCTTCAGGCAGAATGTGACTGTTGTGACCATTTATGCATCTCTGGGGGAAGAAGCTCTCTGTCATTCACTAAATGAG ACTGAGGTTACAACTGTTGTTTGTGGGCACAAAGAACTGAAGAAACTTATAGATATAAGCGGGCAACTTGACACAGTAAAACGTATAATCAGCATGGATGATGAGCTTCCATCGAATTCAGCATCAGTTTCTGCTAGTGTTAGCTGGACGCTTATAGCCTTTTCTGATCTACTAAGGCTTGGTCAAGGACATCCTGTTGATCCAGAATTACCTCTTGCAGCTGACATTGCAGTCATAATGTATACCAGTGGAAGTACTGGATTGCCTAAG GGTGTAATGATGACACATGGCAATGTTTTAGCTACAGGCTCTGCTGTTATGACTATCGTTCCTGGCCTTGGAACAAAGGACGTTTACATGGCATACCTACCCCTAGCCCATATTCTTGAACTGGCTGCTGAG AATATTATGGCAGCTGTTGGAATTTCTATAGGGTATGGCTCTCCCTTGACTCTTACTGATACTTCAAATAAGATAAAGAAGGGAACAAAAGGGGATGCATCTGTTTTAAAGCCTACACTGATGGCTTGTGTCCCAGCAATTCTTGATCGTGTTCGAGATGGTGTTCGCAAGAAG GTAGATGCTACAGGTGGACTAGCAAAGAAACTGTTTGATTTGGCATATGCTCGTCGACTGTCTGCAGTAAATGGAAGTTGGTGGGGAGCTTGGGGTCTGGAGAGGCTTCTTTGGAACTTTCTGGTGTTCAGAAAAATAAGAGCAATTTTGGGTGGCCGTATCCGTTTTGTACTATCTGGAGGTGCTCCGCTTTCGGGTGATACTCAAAGATTCATCAACATATGTCTGGG TGTTCCAATAGGCCAGGGCTATGGTCTGACTGAGACCTGTGCCGGCGGGACATTCAGTGAGGAGGATGATACATCTGTTGGTCGTGTGGGTGCCCCACTGCCTTGTTCATATGTTAAG TTGATAGACTGGCCCGAGGGTGGATATCTAACGAGTGATTCTCCAAAGCCTCGAGGCGAAATCGTTATTGGTGGGCCAAATGTTActgttggatatttcaaaagtGAAGAGAAAACCAGGGAAGTATACAAG GTTGATGAGAAAGGCATGAGGTGGTTCTACACAGGTGACATTGGGCAATTTCATGCTGATGGTTGCCTTGAGATAATTGATCGAAAAAAGGATATAGTCAAACTTCAGCATGGAGAGTATGTTTCCCTAGGAAAG GTTGAGGCTGCTCTTATCATTAGCCCGTATGTCGATAATATTATGCTACATGCTGATCCTTTCCATAGCTACTGTGTTGCTTTAGTGGTTGCTTCACAAGCTGCCATTGAAGAATGGGCATCCAAGAAAGGGATTGAGTACACCAACTTTTCAGACCTATGCCAAAAAGAAGAAACTATAAAGGAAGTGCATGGTTCATTAGTAAAG GCAGCAAAGGCTGCACGCCTCGAGAAGTTCGAGATCCCTGCAAAAATTATACTCCTTTCAGAACCATGGACTCCTGAATCTGGCCTTGTGACAGCAGCTTTAAAGATTAAGAGAGAATCCATCAGAAAGGCATTCTCTGAGGATCTGGCCAAACTGTATTCTTCATGA